A region of Streptomyces paludis DNA encodes the following proteins:
- a CDS encoding bifunctional aldolase/short-chain dehydrogenase, protein MAPHHEAAALLARSHRLGSDPRNTNYAGGNASAKGTDTDPVTGGEVELMWVKGSGGDLGTLTEDGLAVLRLDRLRALVDVYPGVAREDEMVAAFDYCLHGRGGAAPSIDTAMHGLVDAVHVDHLHPDSGIAIACAADGERLTAECFGDRVVWVPWRRPGFQLGLDIAAVKAANPQAVGCVLGGHGITAWGSTAEECESNSLYIIHTAETFLAERGKAEPFGPVIEGYAALGSTERRERAAVLAPVIRSLASRDRPQTGHFTDSGVVLDFLASAEHPRIAALGTSCPDHFLRTKVRPLVLDLPPSAPLEETVARLEELHIAYREEYAAYYQRHAEPGSPAMRGADPAIVLIPGVGMFSFGKDKQTARVAGEFYVNAINVMRGAEAVSSYAPIEESEKFRIEYWALEEAKLQRLPKPKPLATRVALVTGAGSGIGRAIAHRLVAEGACVVVADLNTESAEKVAEELGGADRAVAVTVDVTSEEQIAAAFRTAVLAFGGVDLVVNNAGISLSKPLLETTAKDWDLQHDIMARGSFLVSKQAAQVMIAQKLGGDIVYIASKNAVFAGPHNIAYSASKANQAHQVRLLAAELGEHGIRVNGINPDGVVRGSGIFAGGWGAQRAATYGIEEDKLGAFYAQRTLLKQEVLPEHVANAVLAFTGGDLTHTTGLHIPVDAGVAAAFLR, encoded by the coding sequence ATGGCACCCCATCACGAAGCCGCAGCTCTCCTCGCCCGGTCGCATCGGCTCGGCTCCGATCCGCGCAACACCAACTACGCGGGCGGCAACGCGTCGGCGAAAGGCACCGATACCGATCCTGTCACCGGCGGAGAAGTCGAGCTGATGTGGGTGAAGGGGTCCGGCGGCGACCTCGGCACGCTCACCGAGGACGGGCTGGCCGTGCTGCGGCTGGACCGGCTTCGGGCACTCGTCGATGTCTATCCCGGTGTCGCGCGCGAGGACGAGATGGTCGCCGCGTTCGACTACTGCCTGCACGGCAGGGGCGGCGCGGCCCCCTCGATCGACACCGCGATGCACGGGCTGGTCGATGCCGTCCATGTGGACCACCTGCACCCGGACTCGGGCATCGCGATCGCCTGCGCGGCCGACGGGGAGAGACTGACCGCCGAGTGCTTCGGCGACCGTGTGGTGTGGGTCCCGTGGCGGCGACCCGGATTCCAGCTGGGGCTGGACATCGCAGCGGTGAAGGCCGCCAACCCGCAGGCCGTGGGCTGTGTCCTCGGTGGGCACGGCATCACGGCCTGGGGCAGCACGGCGGAGGAGTGCGAGAGCAATTCGCTGTACATCATCCATACCGCCGAGACCTTTCTCGCCGAGCGCGGGAAGGCGGAGCCGTTCGGGCCGGTCATCGAGGGGTACGCGGCGCTGGGCAGCACCGAACGCCGGGAGCGGGCCGCCGTTCTCGCTCCCGTGATCCGTTCGCTGGCCTCCCGGGACCGGCCGCAGACAGGCCATTTCACCGACTCCGGTGTCGTCCTCGATTTCCTGGCGAGCGCCGAGCACCCGCGCATCGCCGCGCTCGGAACCTCCTGCCCGGACCACTTCCTCCGGACCAAGGTGCGGCCACTGGTCCTTGACCTGCCGCCGTCCGCGCCGCTGGAGGAAACGGTGGCACGGCTGGAGGAGTTGCACATCGCATACCGGGAGGAGTACGCCGCCTACTACCAACGGCACGCCGAGCCCGGCTCCCCCGCGATGCGTGGCGCGGACCCGGCGATCGTACTGATCCCCGGGGTAGGCATGTTCTCCTTCGGCAAGGACAAGCAGACAGCGCGCGTGGCCGGCGAGTTCTACGTCAACGCCATCAACGTGATGCGCGGCGCCGAGGCGGTGTCCTCGTACGCGCCGATCGAGGAGTCGGAGAAGTTCCGCATCGAGTACTGGGCACTGGAGGAGGCCAAGCTCCAGCGCCTGCCGAAGCCCAAGCCGCTCGCGACGCGCGTCGCCCTCGTCACCGGCGCCGGCAGCGGAATCGGCAGAGCCATCGCGCACCGGCTGGTGGCCGAGGGCGCCTGTGTCGTCGTCGCCGATCTGAACACGGAGAGCGCCGAAAAGGTCGCCGAGGAACTCGGCGGGGCCGACAGAGCCGTCGCCGTCACCGTGGACGTCACCTCGGAGGAACAGATCGCCGCCGCGTTCAGGACCGCCGTGCTCGCCTTCGGCGGGGTCGACCTCGTCGTCAACAACGCCGGCATCTCCCTCTCCAAGCCGCTGCTGGAGACGACCGCCAAGGACTGGGACCTCCAGCACGACATCATGGCCCGCGGGTCCTTCCTCGTGTCGAAGCAGGCGGCACAGGTAATGATCGCGCAGAAACTGGGCGGCGACATCGTGTACATCGCTTCCAAGAACGCCGTCTTCGCCGGGCCCCACAACATCGCCTACTCGGCGAGCAAGGCCAACCAGGCCCACCAGGTACGGCTGCTCGCCGCCGAACTGGGCGAGCACGGCATCCGGGTGAACGGAATCAACCCGGACGGTGTGGTACGCGGATCCGGGATCTTCGCGGGCGGCTGGGGCGCACAGCGGGCCGCCACCTACGGCATCGAGGAGGACAAGCTGGGCGCGTTCTACGCGCAGCGGACCCTCCTCAAGCAGGAGGTGCTGCCCGAACACGTGGCGAACGCCGTGCTCGCGTTCACCGGAGGCGACCTCACACACACCACCGGGCTGCACATACCCGTCGATGCCGGCGTCGCGGCCGCCTTCCTGCGATGA
- a CDS encoding Rossmann-fold NAD(P)-binding domain-containing protein: protein MEKNDPADVVRAALDGIEAGKVEILADNNSVQLKAALSADPSVLCPQAVPAA, encoded by the coding sequence GTGGAGAAGAACGACCCCGCCGATGTCGTGCGCGCCGCCCTCGACGGTATCGAGGCCGGGAAGGTGGAGATCCTCGCCGACAACAACTCCGTCCAGCTCAAGGCGGCCCTGTCCGCCGACCCTAGCGTGCTCTGTCCGCAGGCGGTTCCCGCCGCCTGA
- a CDS encoding family 78 glycoside hydrolase catalytic domain encodes MTAAAAGASLPLAAAPNATAANGTVAGRHGSAPVRLQVNSRVKPLGTETSPTFSWVPPVARQTAYEIQVGTGPGKADVWRSGKVAGTNSTEVSYGGGALRSEKAYSWRVRTWDEKGTPGAWSKPAVWETGLLKGEKDWSGAHWIGGREERDHDWKDLTATVVFRGGSDAAAGLSLLMRAEPIGKSWGEGLDWTVRQTGDGMQLVMATRHYAGNTWVDDGTSQPNWGVNHYDPQSETNPTASGTRSVPVGTVTLPAAAGLTKDTWATRDHTVVVAVRGLAVTTTVNGVKVDSRTITGDQIRRHGSFGFGGGTSAVIRSVKVTGTGAPDFSADLTTGANPFEAGTGTLDGLTFPPKNPYIPAKNTMLPIAGPAPVLRRAFTLPRGRRIDRARLHLSAAGSVTFTVNGDPITVDGKQANRHRTNVPRLLTDQSAYDRTVLYDTFDITALLRTGRENVVAAELGRGWYGLTTPQEWYWQLAPYAGQPRLRVKLVVSYTDGSTTTLVTDKNWLSTDGPTTFDSVYSGEKYDARRAEQLGDWTSAGYRTGRDWSPATVLIPPGSCAGPSPKYHGRLPATTTPEGFRPAVVRAHEAEPVLVNQTLRPISFTETAPRSGVWILDYGQILTGLVRISLTDVRSGREGLTLRIRGGNRITGGDGTTAAPFSVEEENFQHDANLQTHYYTVGRRSTQSWEQQFSHFGFRYLEVHNLEAVLGRAPSQKRDADLLTVGVARTGFARTGTFTTGNALINRLQRNLEWSEQNNLVQKPTDTPSREKNGWTGDAMASSESQSLTWDVNGVFTNYLRHYPDAQISTGQLPMFVPIAKGGYGYDHTPGWDAAWKAVPAWDSAFFVMPRELYTYYGNSSLFAELYDHQDTLLKYYETLFTAENDYKFEASLGAYSGAESPGSNAVISLAFYIHFCDYMDEVGRGLGRTGRASYYAKLARTLRKAFVANYWDAGQGHFTQGSISSENALAIAFDLVPGSDLSPGDPRYLAGTKTVEENKKALAKLLADRIVAADQHIQNDMYGSRYEFNILSEYGYTDIALKAVTQTGLPGYVYQIAKGATSLWEQWTDRLSVNHHYRSNVATWFYQSLAGIKPTSTAYESLRIRPYIPVAAVNSRIPKNTEDIDLAPATLDHVSASIDTVRGKVSSEWRRRPDGRIDLAVTVPYNTEAEIWVPTQNKPVTAPGGVTHLRDDTSGGASYKVYRARAGSYRFNAR; translated from the coding sequence ATGACGGCGGCGGCAGCTGGGGCCTCCCTCCCGCTCGCCGCCGCGCCGAACGCCACAGCGGCGAACGGGACGGTAGCCGGCCGGCATGGATCCGCTCCTGTGAGGTTGCAGGTGAACTCGCGGGTCAAGCCACTGGGCACGGAAACCTCGCCGACGTTTTCCTGGGTGCCCCCGGTGGCCAGGCAGACCGCGTACGAGATTCAGGTCGGAACCGGGCCCGGCAAGGCGGACGTCTGGCGCAGCGGCAAGGTGGCGGGCACCAACAGCACCGAAGTGAGCTACGGCGGTGGCGCGCTGAGGTCCGAGAAGGCGTACTCCTGGCGGGTGCGGACCTGGGACGAGAAGGGCACCCCCGGAGCCTGGAGCAAGCCCGCGGTGTGGGAGACCGGCCTGCTGAAGGGGGAGAAGGACTGGTCGGGTGCCCACTGGATCGGAGGACGCGAGGAGCGGGACCACGACTGGAAGGACCTGACCGCGACCGTCGTCTTCCGCGGTGGCTCCGACGCCGCCGCCGGACTGTCCCTGCTGATGCGCGCCGAACCCATCGGCAAGTCCTGGGGTGAGGGGCTCGACTGGACTGTCCGGCAGACCGGCGACGGTATGCAGTTGGTGATGGCGACCCGCCACTACGCCGGAAACACCTGGGTGGACGACGGCACTTCACAGCCCAACTGGGGCGTCAACCATTACGACCCGCAGAGCGAGACCAACCCCACCGCTTCGGGTACCCGCAGCGTCCCGGTCGGCACGGTCACACTCCCCGCCGCGGCCGGACTGACCAAGGACACCTGGGCCACTCGTGACCACACGGTGGTGGTCGCGGTCCGCGGGCTGGCCGTGACCACCACCGTCAACGGTGTCAAAGTGGACAGCCGCACAATCACCGGAGACCAGATCCGCCGCCACGGAAGCTTCGGCTTCGGCGGCGGCACATCGGCCGTCATCCGCAGTGTCAAGGTGACGGGCACCGGTGCCCCCGACTTCTCCGCCGACCTCACCACCGGCGCCAACCCGTTCGAGGCCGGCACCGGCACCCTCGACGGCCTGACCTTCCCGCCCAAGAACCCCTACATCCCCGCCAAGAACACCATGCTGCCCATCGCCGGCCCGGCTCCGGTACTGCGCCGTGCGTTCACACTGCCCCGAGGGCGACGCATCGACAGGGCCCGTCTGCATCTGAGCGCCGCGGGCAGTGTTACTTTCACCGTCAACGGCGACCCGATCACCGTCGACGGCAAGCAGGCGAACCGTCACCGGACCAATGTGCCCCGTCTGCTCACCGACCAGAGTGCTTACGACCGTACGGTGCTCTACGACACCTTCGACATCACTGCGCTCTTGCGGACCGGCCGGGAGAACGTCGTCGCCGCCGAACTCGGACGCGGCTGGTACGGCCTGACCACACCCCAGGAGTGGTACTGGCAGCTCGCCCCCTACGCCGGCCAGCCCCGTCTGCGTGTGAAACTGGTCGTGTCCTACACCGACGGCTCCACCACCACGCTCGTCACGGACAAGAACTGGCTCAGCACGGACGGCCCGACGACGTTCGATTCTGTGTACTCGGGCGAGAAATACGATGCCCGCAGGGCCGAGCAGCTGGGCGACTGGACCTCGGCCGGCTACCGCACCGGCCGCGACTGGAGTCCGGCCACCGTGCTGATCCCGCCGGGCAGTTGTGCGGGCCCCTCGCCGAAGTACCACGGGAGGCTTCCGGCCACAACGACTCCCGAGGGCTTCCGGCCGGCGGTCGTCCGGGCCCACGAGGCGGAGCCGGTACTGGTGAACCAGACGCTGCGCCCGATCTCGTTCACCGAGACGGCACCCCGCTCGGGGGTCTGGATCCTGGACTACGGTCAGATCCTGACGGGCCTCGTCCGTATCTCGCTCACCGATGTGCGTTCCGGCAGGGAGGGCCTCACCCTGCGGATCCGCGGGGGCAACCGGATCACCGGCGGCGACGGAACAACGGCCGCCCCGTTCTCCGTCGAGGAGGAGAACTTCCAGCACGACGCCAACCTCCAGACCCACTACTACACCGTCGGTAGACGGTCCACGCAGAGCTGGGAACAGCAGTTCAGCCACTTCGGCTTCCGCTACCTGGAGGTCCACAACCTTGAGGCCGTCCTTGGACGGGCCCCCAGCCAGAAGCGGGACGCGGATCTGCTCACCGTCGGCGTTGCCCGTACGGGCTTCGCCCGCACCGGTACCTTCACCACGGGCAACGCCCTGATCAACCGCCTCCAGCGCAATCTGGAGTGGTCCGAGCAGAACAACCTGGTGCAGAAGCCCACCGACACCCCCTCACGGGAGAAGAACGGCTGGACCGGCGACGCCATGGCCAGCTCGGAGTCGCAGTCCCTCACCTGGGACGTCAACGGTGTCTTCACCAACTACCTGCGCCATTACCCCGACGCACAGATCTCCACCGGCCAGCTGCCCATGTTCGTCCCCATCGCCAAGGGCGGCTACGGCTACGACCACACCCCCGGCTGGGACGCGGCGTGGAAGGCGGTGCCGGCCTGGGACTCGGCGTTCTTCGTCATGCCCCGGGAGCTGTACACGTATTACGGCAACAGCAGCTTGTTCGCCGAGCTGTACGACCACCAGGACACCCTCCTGAAGTACTACGAGACGCTGTTCACCGCGGAGAACGACTACAAGTTCGAAGCCTCCCTGGGCGCCTACTCCGGCGCCGAGAGCCCAGGCAGCAACGCCGTTATCAGTCTCGCCTTCTACATTCACTTCTGCGACTACATGGACGAGGTGGGACGCGGGCTCGGCCGCACCGGCCGCGCCTCGTACTACGCGAAGCTGGCGCGCACCCTGCGCAAGGCGTTCGTCGCCAACTACTGGGACGCCGGACAGGGCCACTTCACCCAGGGCAGCATCTCCAGCGAGAACGCGCTGGCCATCGCCTTCGATCTGGTGCCCGGATCGGACCTGAGCCCCGGCGACCCCCGCTACCTGGCAGGCACGAAGACGGTTGAGGAGAACAAGAAGGCCCTCGCCAAGCTGCTCGCCGACCGGATCGTGGCCGCGGACCAGCACATCCAGAACGACATGTACGGCTCGCGCTACGAGTTCAACATCCTCAGCGAGTACGGCTACACGGACATCGCTCTCAAAGCTGTCACCCAGACCGGCCTGCCCGGCTACGTCTACCAGATCGCCAAGGGCGCCACTTCTCTGTGGGAGCAGTGGACCGACCGGCTCTCGGTCAACCACCACTACCGCTCCAATGTGGCCACCTGGTTCTACCAGAGCCTGGCAGGCATCAAGCCGACCTCGACCGCATACGAATCGCTGCGTATCCGCCCGTACATACCTGTCGCCGCGGTCAACAGCCGTATCCCGAAGAACACGGAGGACATCGATCTGGCGCCCGCGACCCTTGACCATGTCAGCGCCTCGATCGACACCGTGCGCGGCAAGGTGTCCTCGGAGTGGCGCCGGCGCCCGGACGGCAGGATCGACCTGGCGGTCACCGTTCCGTACAACACCGAGGCTGAAATCTGGGTCCCCACCCAGAACAAGCCCGTTACCGCGCCCGGGGGAGTCACCCACCTGCGCGACGACACCTCCGGTGGTGCCTCCTACAAGGTGTACCGGGCCCGAGCGGGTTCGTACCGCTTCAACGCTCGCTGA
- a CDS encoding LutC/YkgG family protein, which produces MSSRERILGRVRRALADVPQDDTPYEDAIARGYLQEHDARSPEQAADLLAENLADYRAIVHRCTADDLAATIAGLLSARGARTVLVPPGLDLGWLAATGAEQLPDHADTTPHELDRIDSVVTGCAVAVAETGTIVLDGGPEQGRRRITLVPDHHICVVRVPDQVVSSIPQALSCLNPALPLTWISGPSATSDIELDRVEGVHGPRMFEVVLVTGMPDAGAVA; this is translated from the coding sequence GTGAGCAGCAGGGAAAGGATTCTGGGCCGGGTGCGGCGCGCGCTGGCCGACGTACCGCAGGACGACACACCGTACGAGGACGCCATCGCACGCGGCTACTTGCAGGAGCACGACGCCCGGAGCCCGGAGCAGGCGGCTGATCTCCTGGCGGAGAACCTCGCGGACTACCGGGCGATCGTGCACCGCTGCACGGCCGACGACCTGGCAGCGACGATCGCCGGGCTGCTGTCCGCCCGGGGTGCAAGGACGGTACTCGTCCCACCGGGCCTGGACCTCGGCTGGCTCGCGGCGACCGGGGCGGAGCAGCTGCCGGACCACGCCGACACCACCCCGCATGAACTGGACCGGATCGACAGTGTGGTCACGGGCTGCGCGGTCGCCGTGGCCGAGACCGGAACGATAGTGCTGGACGGCGGCCCCGAGCAGGGGCGCCGGCGCATCACACTCGTCCCGGACCACCACATCTGCGTCGTACGGGTCCCCGACCAGGTCGTCTCTTCCATTCCGCAGGCCCTCAGCTGCCTGAACCCGGCACTCCCGTTGACCTGGATCTCCGGCCCATCGGCAACCAGTGACATCGAGCTGGACCGAGTGGAGGGAGTGCATGGCCCGCGCATGTTCGAAGTCGTACTGGTGACAGGCATGCCGGACGCCGGGGCCGTCGCGTAG
- a CDS encoding rhamnulokinase gives MSATVRSYAAVDLGASSGRVMIGRVGTQSLELAEAHRFPNRPVRIPEGLRWDVLSLYAGVLDGLRAAGQVDSVGIDSWAVDYGLLDADGALLGNPVHYRDTRTEGVAEKVWATVPAAELYAATGVQYAPFNTLYQLTAAASSSQFTRARRVLLIPDLLTYWLTGEQGTELTNASTTQLIDPGTCEWSYGIADRLGIDLGLFAPLRRPGDPAGSLRAEVLEATGLKGPVPVTAVGSHDTASAVAAVPATGERFAYICTGTWSLAGLELDTPVLTRESRAANFTNELGLDGTVRYLRNIMGLWLLQESLRAWGNPDLGVLLREAAEVPALRSVVDAGAAAFLAPGRMPERVAEACRASGQPVPGTPAEVTRCILDSLALAHRRAVADAQHLAGYPVDVVHIVGGGTRNTLLCQLTADACGLPVVAGPAEAAALGNVLVQARGHGLVGDRRSMRQLIRETQPLARYEPRGSAASWQAAEGRLSRA, from the coding sequence ATGAGCGCGACCGTACGGTCGTACGCGGCCGTCGACCTCGGCGCGTCCAGCGGGCGCGTCATGATCGGCCGAGTGGGTACGCAATCGCTGGAACTGGCTGAGGCACACCGCTTCCCCAACCGGCCGGTCCGGATCCCTGAAGGGCTGCGCTGGGATGTGCTGTCCCTGTACGCAGGAGTACTGGACGGGCTGCGGGCGGCCGGCCAGGTGGATTCCGTCGGCATCGACAGCTGGGCCGTCGACTACGGCCTGCTCGACGCCGACGGGGCCCTGCTCGGCAACCCGGTCCATTACCGCGACACCCGCACCGAGGGCGTCGCGGAGAAAGTCTGGGCCACCGTCCCGGCAGCCGAACTGTACGCGGCGACCGGAGTGCAGTACGCCCCGTTCAACACCCTGTACCAGCTGACGGCCGCGGCCTCCTCATCCCAATTCACCCGTGCTCGGCGCGTGTTGCTCATACCCGACCTGCTCACCTACTGGCTGACCGGGGAACAGGGAACCGAGCTGACCAACGCCTCGACCACCCAGCTGATCGATCCCGGGACGTGCGAGTGGTCGTACGGCATCGCCGATCGGCTCGGCATCGATCTCGGCCTGTTCGCACCGCTGCGACGCCCCGGCGACCCGGCCGGCTCGCTGCGGGCCGAGGTTCTGGAAGCGACAGGACTCAAGGGCCCTGTGCCGGTGACAGCCGTCGGGTCGCACGACACCGCCTCCGCCGTGGCCGCCGTGCCCGCCACCGGAGAACGGTTCGCGTACATCTGCACCGGTACCTGGTCCCTGGCGGGCCTGGAGCTGGACACACCGGTACTGACCCGGGAGAGCCGCGCCGCCAACTTCACCAACGAGCTGGGGCTGGACGGCACGGTCCGCTACCTGCGCAACATCATGGGCCTGTGGCTGCTCCAGGAGTCCCTGCGAGCCTGGGGCAACCCGGATCTGGGCGTACTGCTGCGGGAGGCGGCCGAGGTTCCGGCACTGCGGTCGGTCGTCGACGCGGGTGCCGCCGCGTTCCTCGCGCCGGGCCGGATGCCGGAGCGTGTCGCCGAGGCGTGCCGCGCCTCGGGACAGCCGGTACCGGGTACGCCCGCCGAGGTCACCCGCTGCATCCTCGACTCCCTCGCCCTCGCCCATCGCAGGGCCGTCGCCGACGCGCAGCACCTCGCCGGCTACCCGGTCGATGTCGTCCACATCGTCGGTGGCGGCACCCGCAACACACTGCTGTGCCAACTCACCGCGGACGCCTGCGGGCTGCCCGTTGTCGCCGGACCGGCCGAGGCCGCCGCCCTGGGCAACGTTCTCGTCCAGGCCCGTGGGCACGGGCTGGTCGGTGATCGCCGGTCGATGCGTCAGCTCATCAGAGAAACACAGCCGTTGGCCCGGTACGAGCCACGGGGCAGCGCGGCTTCCTGGCAGGCGGCCGAGGGCCGGCTGTCCCGCGCGTGA
- a CDS encoding (Fe-S)-binding protein, translating to MRVALFLTCVNDTLYPGTGRAVVKILTGLGVEVDFPMAQTCCGQAHYNTGYRHQAEPLARHFSEVFTGYEAIVTPSGSCGAMVRELYPRMGERARAEGRGNTLAAALEPVVPKTYEFTEFLVDVLGVTDVGAYYPHTVTYHPTCHGMRSLGLGDRPLRLLRAVKGMELVELPGADECCGFGGTFALKNSDVSAAMGADKVRNAEATGAEVLCAADNSCLMHIGGTMTRLRTGIRPVHIAEILASTEEEPAV from the coding sequence ATGCGCGTCGCACTGTTCCTGACCTGTGTCAACGACACGCTCTATCCGGGAACCGGCCGGGCCGTGGTGAAAATCCTGACCGGACTGGGCGTGGAGGTCGACTTCCCGATGGCCCAGACCTGCTGCGGGCAGGCCCACTACAACACCGGCTACCGCCACCAGGCGGAACCACTCGCCCGGCACTTCTCCGAGGTCTTCACAGGGTACGAGGCGATCGTGACACCGTCCGGATCGTGCGGAGCGATGGTACGGGAGCTGTATCCACGCATGGGCGAGCGAGCCCGCGCCGAAGGACGCGGGAACACACTCGCTGCCGCCCTGGAGCCGGTCGTCCCCAAGACGTACGAGTTCACCGAGTTCCTGGTGGACGTACTCGGAGTAACAGATGTCGGCGCCTACTACCCGCATACGGTGACCTATCACCCGACCTGTCACGGGATGCGGAGCCTGGGGCTCGGAGACCGGCCCCTGCGCCTGCTCCGGGCTGTCAAGGGGATGGAGCTGGTGGAGCTTCCGGGAGCGGACGAGTGCTGTGGCTTCGGCGGGACCTTCGCGCTGAAGAACTCCGACGTCTCGGCGGCGATGGGTGCCGACAAGGTCCGCAACGCCGAGGCCACCGGTGCCGAGGTGCTGTGCGCCGCAGACAACTCCTGTCTGATGCACATCGGCGGGACCATGACCCGGCTGAGGACAGGGATCCGGCCGGTGCACATCGCGGAGATCCTGGCGAGCACGGAAGAGGAACCGGCCGTATGA
- a CDS encoding LutB/LldF family L-lactate oxidation iron-sulfur protein — MSGTFVGMPAFPKAAHDAVNNPTLRGNLRHATQTIRGKREKAVAELSDWTALREAGKQIKDHALRHLDRYLVQLEESVTAAGGTVHWASDADEANRIVAGLVKETGESEVLKVKSMATQEIGLNEALAAEGIAAYETDLAELIVQLGEDRPSHILVPAIHRNRGEIRDIFAREMSEWGRPAPEGLADTSAELAEAARLHLREKFLRAKVGVSGANFMVAETGTLVVVESEGNGRMCLTLPETLISVVGIEKVVPSWRDLEVFLQTLPRSSTAERMNPYTSTWTGTTDEDGPKTFHLVLLDNGRTDTLADEVGRQALRCIRCSACLNVCPVYERAGGHAYGSVYPGPIGAILSPQLRGTQSEIDASLPYASSLCGACYEVCPVAIDIPEVLVHLRERVVEGGPVTREGTKVVLRPAKGHAAERTAMRAARWALGRPGVLRTGQRLASRTRRLHPRTLPGPGKAWSGTRDLPALPDEPFRDWWQRVHGGEGDEK; from the coding sequence ATGAGCGGAACATTCGTCGGGATGCCGGCGTTCCCGAAGGCCGCGCACGACGCGGTCAACAACCCGACCCTGCGCGGCAATCTGCGTCATGCGACACAGACCATCCGTGGGAAGCGGGAGAAGGCTGTGGCGGAGCTGTCCGACTGGACGGCCCTGCGCGAGGCCGGAAAACAGATCAAGGACCACGCCCTCCGTCATCTCGACCGCTATCTGGTGCAGTTGGAGGAGTCGGTCACCGCGGCGGGTGGCACGGTCCACTGGGCCTCCGACGCCGACGAGGCCAACCGGATCGTGGCCGGGCTCGTCAAGGAGACCGGTGAGTCGGAAGTCCTCAAGGTCAAGTCGATGGCCACCCAGGAGATCGGGCTCAACGAGGCCCTGGCGGCGGAGGGCATCGCGGCGTACGAGACGGATCTCGCCGAACTCATCGTGCAGCTCGGCGAGGACCGGCCCTCGCACATCCTCGTCCCGGCGATCCACCGCAACCGGGGCGAGATCCGCGACATCTTCGCGCGCGAGATGAGCGAGTGGGGCCGCCCTGCCCCCGAGGGCCTGGCCGATACCTCGGCCGAACTCGCCGAGGCCGCCCGGCTCCATCTGCGCGAGAAGTTCCTGCGCGCCAAGGTCGGTGTGTCCGGGGCCAACTTCATGGTCGCGGAGACCGGCACCCTGGTCGTCGTCGAGTCGGAGGGCAACGGGCGGATGTGCCTCACCCTGCCCGAGACCCTGATCTCCGTGGTGGGCATCGAGAAGGTCGTACCGAGCTGGCGCGACCTGGAAGTCTTCCTCCAGACCCTGCCGCGCTCCTCGACAGCCGAGCGGATGAACCCGTACACCTCGACCTGGACCGGCACAACGGACGAGGACGGACCGAAGACCTTCCATCTGGTGCTGCTGGACAACGGCCGCACCGACACCCTCGCCGACGAGGTCGGCCGGCAGGCGCTGCGGTGTATCCGCTGCTCGGCCTGTCTCAACGTCTGCCCGGTCTACGAACGGGCCGGCGGACACGCGTACGGATCGGTCTACCCGGGGCCGATCGGGGCCATCCTCAGCCCCCAGCTCCGCGGCACGCAGAGCGAGATCGACGCCTCGCTGCCGTACGCGTCCTCGCTCTGCGGGGCCTGCTACGAAGTGTGTCCCGTCGCCATCGACATCCCCGAGGTCCTGGTCCATCTGCGCGAACGCGTCGTCGAGGGCGGGCCGGTGACACGGGAGGGCACCAAAGTGGTACTGCGGCCGGCCAAGGGGCATGCCGCCGAGCGTACGGCGATGCGGGCTGCGCGCTGGGCGCTCGGCCGCCCCGGCGTCCTGCGCACCGGGCAGCGGCTGGCCTCGCGCACCCGGCGCCTTCACCCTCGTACACTGCCCGGCCCCGGCAAGGCATGGAGCGGCACCCGGGATCTGCCCGCCCTGCCCGACGAACCGTTCCGCGACTGGTGGCAGCGTGTGCACGGCGGAGAGGGCGACGAGAAGTGA